Proteins from a genomic interval of Benincasa hispida cultivar B227 chromosome 7, ASM972705v1, whole genome shotgun sequence:
- the LOC120082166 gene encoding hydroxyacylglutathione hydrolase cytoplasmic isoform X2, producing MKIHSIPCLEDNYSYLIIDESTKEAAVVDPVEPEKILNAANEHGVHLKLVLTTHHHWDHSGGNEKIKQLLPGIKVYGGSIDKVKGCTDAVENGDKITLGADVVILSLHTPCHTKGHISYYVSSKEGEDAAVFTGDTLFVAGCGKFFEGTAEQMYQSLCVTLGSLPKQTRVYCGHEYTVKNLQFALTVEPDNEKIKGKLLWAQGERQAGHATVPSTIEEEMETNPFMRVDLPQLQRVVINIASLK from the exons ATGAAAATCCATTCAATTCCTTGTTTGGAAGACAACTACTCTTACCT GATCATTGATGAGAGCACTAAAGAAGCCGCGGTCGTTGACCCTGTAGAGCCAGAGAAGATTTTGAATGCTGCTAATGAACATGGGGTTCATCTCAAGCTCGTTCTTACGACTCATCATCACTG GGATCATTCAGGGGGCAATGAGAAAATAAAGCAGCTTCTTCCTGGAATTAAAGTATATGGTGGTTCCATTGATAAGGTCAAGGGTTGTACTGATGCAGTGGAAAATGGTGATAAGATAACACTTGGTGCTGATGTTGTTATATTGTCTCTTCATACACCTTG CCACACCAAAGGGCATATAAGTTATTACGTCTCTAGCAAAGAGGGTGAGGACGCAGCTGTCTTCACTGGTGATACACTG TTCGTTGCTGGATGTGGTAAGTTTTTTGAGGGAACAGCAGAGCAGATGTATCAATCTCTATGCGTAACATTGGGTTCATTGCCCAAGCAAACACGAGTGTACTGTGGCCATGAG TACACAGTGAAGAACTTGCAGTTTGCTCTGACAGTTGAACCAGACAACGAGAAGATAAAAGGTAAGTTGTTGTGGGCTCAGGGCGAGCGACAAGCTGGACACGCTACTGTTCCCTCAACCATTGAAGAAGAAATGGAGACAAATCCTTTCATGCGAGTTGATCTTCCACAACTTCAG CGGGTTGTGATCAACATTGCCTCGTTGAAGTAG
- the LOC120082166 gene encoding hydroxyacylglutathione hydrolase cytoplasmic isoform X1, whose product MKIHSIPCLEDNYSYLIIDESTKEAAVVDPVEPEKILNAANEHGVHLKLVLTTHHHWDHSGGNEKIKQLLPGIKVYGGSIDKVKGCTDAVENGDKITLGADVVILSLHTPCHTKGHISYYVSSKEGEDAAVFTGDTLFVAGCGKFFEGTAEQMYQSLCVTLGSLPKQTRVYCGHEYTVKNLQFALTVEPDNEKIKGKLLWAQGERQAGHATVPSTIEEEMETNPFMRVDLPQLQERVGSPSPVETIREIRRLKDNWKG is encoded by the exons ATGAAAATCCATTCAATTCCTTGTTTGGAAGACAACTACTCTTACCT GATCATTGATGAGAGCACTAAAGAAGCCGCGGTCGTTGACCCTGTAGAGCCAGAGAAGATTTTGAATGCTGCTAATGAACATGGGGTTCATCTCAAGCTCGTTCTTACGACTCATCATCACTG GGATCATTCAGGGGGCAATGAGAAAATAAAGCAGCTTCTTCCTGGAATTAAAGTATATGGTGGTTCCATTGATAAGGTCAAGGGTTGTACTGATGCAGTGGAAAATGGTGATAAGATAACACTTGGTGCTGATGTTGTTATATTGTCTCTTCATACACCTTG CCACACCAAAGGGCATATAAGTTATTACGTCTCTAGCAAAGAGGGTGAGGACGCAGCTGTCTTCACTGGTGATACACTG TTCGTTGCTGGATGTGGTAAGTTTTTTGAGGGAACAGCAGAGCAGATGTATCAATCTCTATGCGTAACATTGGGTTCATTGCCCAAGCAAACACGAGTGTACTGTGGCCATGAG TACACAGTGAAGAACTTGCAGTTTGCTCTGACAGTTGAACCAGACAACGAGAAGATAAAAGGTAAGTTGTTGTGGGCTCAGGGCGAGCGACAAGCTGGACACGCTACTGTTCCCTCAACCATTGAAGAAGAAATGGAGACAAATCCTTTCATGCGAGTTGATCTTCCACAACTTCAG GAGAGGGTAGGTAGTCCTTCTCCAGTTGAAACTATTAGAGAAATCAGGCGGCTGAAGGACAACTGGAAGGGTTAA